A stretch of Mastacembelus armatus chromosome 1, fMasArm1.2, whole genome shotgun sequence DNA encodes these proteins:
- the LOC113128632 gene encoding E3 ubiquitin-protein ligase pellino homolog 1-like, which yields MFSRGQENISTSPASTKGPVKYGELIVLGCNGSLPNGDKGRRKSRFALCRRNKANGVKPSTVHTSCTPQAAKAVSSKEQHSISYTLSRAQTVVVEYTHDSSTDMFQIGRSTENPIDFVVTDTVPGGQGNEDGQTVQSTISRFACRIICQRNPPYSARIYAAGFDSSKNIFLGEKAAKWRMQDGQMDGLTTNGVLVMHPRHGFSQDSKPGLWREISVCGNVFMLRETRSAQQRGKMVDSESNELVDGSLIDLCGATLLWRTAEGLAHTPTVKHLEALRQELNAGRPQCPVGFNTLAFPSLRRKDVLDEKQPWAYLRCGHVHGYHSWGGRRDPEVEAACQERECPMCRARGPYVPLWLGCEAAFYVDAEPPTHAFVPCGHVCSEKTTAYWGQILLPHGTHTFHAACPFCIVPLREESSCVRLIFQSPLD from the exons ATGTTTTCGCGTGGTCAGGAAAACATCTCCACCTCCCCCGCCTCCACCAAAGGGCCTGTCAAGTATGGAGAGCTCATTGTGCTCGG GTGTAACGGATCTCTGCCCAACGGCGACAAGGGGAGGCGGAAAAGTCGCTTCGCTCTGTGTCGCAGAAACAAAGCCAACGGTGTGAAACCCAGCACGGTGCACACATCCTGCACCCCGCAGGCTGCCAAG GCTGTGAGCAGCAAGGAGCAGCACAGCATTTCATACACCCTGTCGCGGGCTCAGACGGTGGTGGTGGAGTACACCCACGACAGCAGCACCGACATGTTCCAG ATCGGTCGTTCTACAGAGAATCCCATTGACTTCGTGGTGACAGACACGGTGCCTGGTGGTCAGGGAAATGAAGACGGTCAGACAGTCCAGAGCACCATCTCCCGCTTCGCCTGCCGGATCATCTGCCAAAGAAACCCACCGTATTCTGCACGCATCTACGCCGCGGGCTTCGACTCCTCCAAGAACATCTTCCTTGGG GAGAAAGCAGCCAAGTGGAGGATGCAAGACGGTCAGATGGACGGTCTGACCACCAATGGTGTTCTGGTGATGCACCCACGCCATGGTTTCAGCCAGGACTCCAAACCCGGCCTGTGGAGGGAAATCTCAGTCTGCGGCAACGTCTTCATGCTGCGGGAGACCAGATCGGCTCAGCAGAGAGGCAAGATG GTGGACTCTGAGTCAAACGAGCTGGTGGACGGCTCGCTCATCGACCTGTGTGGTGCTACGCTGCTGTGGCGGACGGCCGAGGGCCTGGCGCACACCCCCACTGTCAAGCACCTGGAGGCGCTGCGGCAGGAGCTGAACGCCGGGCGGCCTCAGTGCCCCGTGGGCTTCAACACGCTGGCCTTTCCCAGCCTGCGTCGCAAGGACGTCCTGGATGAGAAGCAGCCCTGGGCCTACCTGCGCTGCGGCCACGTGCATGGTTACCACAGCTGGGGCGGGCGCCGGGACCCCGAGGTGGAAGCGGCGTGTCAGGAGAGAGAGTGCCCCATGTGCCGGGCGCGGGGCCCCTATGTCCCTTTGTGGCTGGGCTGCGAGGCGGCCTTCTATGTGGACGCGGAGCCCCCCACCCACGCCTTCGTCCCCTGTGGTCATGTCTGCTCGGAGAAGACCACAGCGTACTGGGGTCAGATCCTGCTGCCCCACGGCACGCACACCTTCCACGCCGCCTGTCCGTTCTGCATCGTGCCGCTGAGAGAAGAGTCCAGCTGCGTCAGACTCATCTTCCAAAGTCCGCTGGACTGA
- the LOC113128631 gene encoding E3 ubiquitin-protein ligase TRIM21-like, with the protein MSAASCLRSEDQFLCSICLDVFTDPVSTPCGHNFCKNCINQHWDINDRCQCPMCKRVFNPRPELHINTFISGMVAEFRHGAQHKASSSSSDQQAAKPGQVPCDVCTGTKLKALKSCLVCLASYCETHLEPHLTASGLKRHQLIQPVDNLEGRMCREHDKPLELFCKTDQTCVCTICLVLDHRTHEFVPLKEEGEGKKAELGKTQAEIQKMIQKRRVKIEELKESVRISKAAADRETAEGLQVFTALMESVERGLEQLIQEIEEQQESTEKQAEGFIKDLEQEISELMKRSTEVEQLSRSEDHLHLLQSFSSLKAAPPTKDWTEVRVRPPSHERTVVRAVAQLEDTLRKQTKKLVKAELKRVQQFEVDVTLDPHTANPWLILSDDGKQMHCGDVKKKLERNPERFCDEPSVLGKQSFSSGRFYFEVQVKGKTDWAFGVARESINRKGEILLSPKFGFWTILLRNGNEYKAAADPSVHLSLRSGPEKVGVFVDYEEGLVSFYDVDAAALIYSFTGCSFTEKLYPYFSPCINDGGRNSAPLIICPVNQTV; encoded by the coding sequence ATGTCTGCTGCCAGCTGTCTGAGATCTGAAGACCAGTTCCTGTGCTCCATCTGTCTGGATGTGTTCACTGATCCAGTCTCCACACCATGTGGACACAACTTCTGCAAGAACTGCATCAACCAACACTGGGATATTAATGACAGGTGCCAGTGTCCAATGTGTAAAAGGGTTTTCAACCCAAGACCGGAGCTGCACATCAACACCTTCATCTCTGGGATGGTTGCTGAGTTCAGACATGgagctcaacacaaagccagcagcagcagctcagaccaaCAAGCTGCCAAACCAGGACAAGTTCCCTGTGACGTCTGCACTGGAACCAAACTGAAAGCCCTGaagtcctgcctggtgtgtctGGCCTCCTACTGTGAGACTCACCTGGAGCCTCATCTGACAGCTTCAggcctgaaaagacatcagctgaTCCAGCCTGTGGACAACCTGGAAGGCAGGATGTGTAGGGAGCACGATAAACCTCTGGAGCTGTTCTGTAAGACCGACCAGACATGTGTCTGCACGATCTGCCTTGTTTTAGACCACAGGACACATGAGTTTGTTCCTCTGAAAGAAGAAGGTGAAGGAAAGAAGGCAGAGCTGGGGAAGACACAGGCTGAAATTCAGAAAATGATCCAGAAGAGACGAGTGAAGATTGAGGAGCTCAAAGAGTCAGTGAGGATcagtaaagcagctgcagacagagagacagcagaaggTCTTCAGGTCTTCACTGCTCTGATGGAGTCTGTTGAGAGAGGCCTGGAGCAGCTCATACAGGAGATCGAAGAGCAACAGGAAAGtacagagaaacaggctgaagGTTTCATCAAAGACCTGGAGCAGGAAATCTCTGAGCTGATGAAGAGAAGCACTGAGGTGGAGCAGCTCTCACGCTCTGAagaccacctccacctcctccaaagcttctcctccctgaaagctGCTCCACCCACCAAGGACTGGACAGAGGTCAGAGTCCGTCCTCCATCACATGAGAGGACTGTGGTAAGAGCTGTGGCTCAGCTGGAGGACACACTCAGGAAACAGACGAAGAAGCTGGTTaaagctgagctgaagaggGTCCAGCAGTTTGAAGTGGATGTGACTCTGGATCCTCATACAGCAAATCCATGGCTCATCCTGTCTGATGATGGGAAACAAATGCACTGTGGTGATGTGAAGAAGAAACTCGAACGTAACCCAGAGAGATTTTGTGATGAGCCTTCTGTTCTTGGAAAGCAGAGTTTCTCTTCAGGCAGATTTTACTTTGAGGTTCAGGTTAAAGGAAAGACTGACTGGGCTTTCGGAGTGGCCAGAGAGTCGATCAACAGGAAGGGAGAAATCCTACTAAGCCCTAAATTTGGTTTCTGGACTATATTGTtgagaaatggaaatgaataCAAAGCTGCTGCTGACCCTTCAGTCCATCTCTCCCTGAGGTCTGGTCCTGAGAAGGTGGGGGTGTTTGTGGATTATGAGGAGGGTCTGGTCTCCTTCTATGACGTAGATGCTGCAGCTCTTATCTACTCCTTCACTGGCTGCTCCTTCACTGAGAAACTCTACCCGTACTTCAGTCCGTGTATTAATGATGGTGGTAGAAACTCTGCTCCTCTGATCATCTGTCCTGTCAATCAAACTGTCTGA